A stretch of DNA from Candidatus Tanganyikabacteria bacterium:
CGATCCCCGAACCTTCGCGTCGCGCCTGGTAGCCGGGCTGTACTTCGCCGGCGAGGTCCTGGACGTGGACTGCTACGTGGGCGGATACAACTTGCAGGCGGCCTGGTCGAGCGGTTTCGTCGCCGGGCGGTCGGCCGCGGCATTCGCGCTTGCGGGTGCCGGAACCCGGCGGCCCCGGGGAGCGTCAAGCACGACATGACCTTCAGGGGCGTCATCCTGGGCGCAATCCTGCTGCTGGGTGCGGGCTGCGGCTTGCCCGACAGCGTGCCCGTTCCCGGCGCCGAGGCCGAACTGGTGCTGCGCGACATGCTCGCCGGCGACGGAGCCAGCGACCTGAAGCGCCTCACGGGATCGCCCACGCGCGTTGATGTCCGGTACACGGCGCGCGGCCGCACCTATGACGGCCACGTGTACCTGCCGGCGGGCCCGGTGGGTGCCGGCATGGTGATGGTGCCGGGGGCCTCGCCCTACGGCCGCGAGGATCCGCGCCTGGTGGCGTTCGCGCGGACCCTGGCGCGGGCGCGGTTTGCCGTGCTGGTGCCCGAGTTGCCGGGCCTCAAGGAGCTCAAGGTAAAGGCCAGCGACGCGCGCGACCTGGCCGACGCCTTTTCGTACCTGATCAGCCGGCCCGATCTCACGCCCGGTGGCCGCGCGGGCCTGGGCGCCACCAGTTACGCCGTGGGCCCGGCGGTGATGGCCGCCCTCGATCCGGACGTCAGCGACCGCATGCGGTTCCTGCTGGCCATCGGCGGCTACTACGACCTGGAGCGGGTCGTCACCTTCTTCACGACCGGCCACTACAAGGACGACAGCAAGGGCCCGGCCTCGTGGATCCGGATGGACCCGGGCGAGTACGGGAAATGGGTGTTCCTGGCCAGCTACAGCGATCGGTTGACCGACCCCGCCGACCGGATCGCGCTCAAGACGATGGCCGATCGCAAGCTGGCGGACGCGGCGGCGTCCATCGACGATCTCCGGACCGCGCTGGGAGCCGAAGGCCGGAGCGTGGACGCGCTGATGACGAACGCCGATCCCGACAAGGTTACGAGCTTGATCGCCAGCCTGCCCGAAGCGGCGCGCGCCGACATCGCCGCCCTGAACCTCCGGGGACGCGATCTCGGCGCCATGCGGGCGCGGCCGATCCTGGTGCACGGCTACGACGACACGATCGTGCCCTACACCGAGAGCGTGGCGCTGGCCCACGCGTTGCGGGAGCGTTCGCCGCGCCTCTACCTGGCCAACGGCCTTTCGCACGTCGACTTCAAGCAACCGGGGTTCATGGACGTCTGGAACCTCTACGCGGCGGTGAACGCCCTGCTGGCCGAACGCGGCCCGCTATTCCCGGCGATCCGGGTCTGGTAGCAGCAGGCACGCCGTGGCCACCGCGAGGCGCACCAGGGCTGACCTGGGAGAGGGCCGCGGCGCCGCAGCCGGCGCGGCATCGAGCCAGCGGGCGAGTCCCCCCTGCTGGAGGAGGCCGTCGAGCGAGAAGATCGAGATGGCCGGGAGTCTCGCCGCCCGGCAGGCGGCCAGATCGGCCTGCAACTCTGCCGGATCGGTGTATCCCGCCACCGGCGCAGGAAAGCCGGGAGAGCCCACCTCGCCGATCGCCAGGCTCGCCCGCGGACCGAACCGCGCGACGGCATCCGCGGCGTACGAGCCCACCAGATCGGCGCCCAGCGGCCCCGCCAGGCGAGCGAACTCCGGCCGGTACGCCATGAATGACACCTCGTCCCACGGGAGCGCGAGGAAGTCGACGCCCAGGCCCGCGAGGAGGCGATCGGCAAAGGGCCCGTCCAGCGCGAGCGGCAACGTGACGGCCTGGACCCGGATGCCGCGCGCTTGCAGGTTCGCGATCGCCCCGCGCAAGGCGGCGCCGTCTCCGGCACCGCCGGCGGCGGGCAGGTCTGCCGCGAGGCGCCAGGCTTCGCGCCAGCGGCGAGCGGCTAGCGCGCCGGCCAGGGCGCTGATGCGCTCCGGCGGCGGCTCGAGATCCGCGATCACCCATGCGGGCGGCGTGCCACGCAGCGCCGCGCGGTCGGCGAAAGCGAGCGCGAGTTCGGCCCAGTGGCCGGCGTTCCAGGCGTTCGGCCAGTATCCCTCTTCCGGCGCCAGCAGCACCCAGGCCCGCACCTCGACGCCAAGGTCGCGGGCCCGCGCCAGCAGGTCGAAGAGTGCCGGTTCCCCCGCCCGCCCGGCCTGGACGGCCAGGTGGAGGCCGAGGCCGCGCCGAGCCAGTTCGGGCAGCAGGGGGATCACGTCCGGGTAAGGCAGGAATTCGCACCAGACCGCCATGTGCACCGGCGCCGACAAACCTTCCATCCTTGCAGTCTACCTGCCTGCTAAAATGCCACCGGCATGAAACTTCCCCGTACTGGCGGCCTGCTCCTGCACCCGACATCGCTCCCCGGGCCCTACGGGATCGGCGACGTGGGCCCTCTGGCCCACTACTTCGTCGATTTCCTGGCCGCGGCCGGCCAGCGCCTGTGGCAGGTCCTGCCGCTCGGTCCCACCAGCTACGGGGACTCGCCATACCAGTGTCTCTCGGCCTTTGCCGGCAACCCTCTCCTCGTATCGCCCGACCGGCTGATCGAGGACGACTTGTTGCCCAGGGAAGCGCTGGTGGGCTATCCCCGTTTCCCGGCCGACCGCGTGGACTACGAGCAGGTGATTCCGGCCAAGGAGAGGCTCCTGCGCAAGGCGTTCGCTCATTTCGAGGCCAACGCACCCGGTCCGCAGCGCGATCGCTTCGAGCGCTTCCGGCGCGCGCTGGTGCACCAGAGCTGGCTGCCCGACTACGTGCTGTTCGCGGCGCTCAAGGCGCACCACGGCGGGAAGTGCTGGGCCGACTGGGCGCGGGAGCTGCGCGACAGGAAGCCGGCCGCGATTGCCGAGGCCCGTTCCGCGCTGGCGCCCGAGATTCGCTTCCAGGAGTTCGCGCAGTTCTGCTTCCACCGGCAATGGGCCGACCTCCGGGCGCATGCCGCCCAGAACGACATCCGCCTGGTGGGCGATGCGCCGATCTTCGTGGCCTACGACTCGGCCGACGTGTGGGCCCATCGCGACCTGTTCAAGCTCGATCCCGAGGGAAGGCCCCTCGCGGTGGCGGGAGTGCCGCCAGACTACTTCAGCGAGACGGGCCAGCTGTGGGGCAATCCGCTCTACGACTGGAAGCGCCACGAAGAGACCGGGTACGCCTGGTGGACCGAGCGCGTCCGGGTGCTCCTGTCCTCCGTGGATCTGGTGCGGCTCGACCATTTCCGCGGCTTCGAGTCCTACTGGGCGGTGCCGGCCGCGGAGGAGACCGCCATCAACGGGACCTGGGAGCCCGGGCCGGGGCGCGCGCTGTTCGCCGCCCTCGAGGATGCGCTGGGCTCGCTGCCCATCATCGCGGAAGACCTGGGGGTGATCACGCCGCCGGTCGAGGAGTTGCGGGACGGCTGCGGCTTCCCGGGAATGAAGGTCCTGCAGTTCGCCTTCGGCACGGGTGCCAAGAACGCCTTCCTGCCCCACAACCACGTGCGCGATTCGGTCGTGTACTCGGGTACCCACGACAACGACACGACGGTCGGCTGGTACGGCGGGCTTCCCCAGGCGGATCGGGACCAGATCGCGGCCTACCTCGGGCGACCGGTGGAGGATCCGGCCTGGGCCCTGATCCACCTGGCCATGGGCTCGGTGGCCAACGCGGCGATAGTGCCCATGCAAGACGTGCTGTCGGCCTCGAGCACGGCCCGCATGAACCTGCCGGGCGCCGCGAGCGGCAACTGGGCCTGGCGCTTCCAGAACGAGTGCCTCACCGAGCAACTGGCCGCGCGGCTCGCCGGCCTCGCAAAGACGTTCGGGCGCGCTTGAGACCGCACCCATTCACGCACATAACACACATGCGGACGACATAATCGGGTAAAGTAGTAGCGAGGCAGGAAGCCTCGTATCCGCGTTTCTCGCTCTAGAGGGATCTGGAGGC
This window harbors:
- the malQ gene encoding 4-alpha-glucanotransferase; its protein translation is MKLPRTGGLLLHPTSLPGPYGIGDVGPLAHYFVDFLAAAGQRLWQVLPLGPTSYGDSPYQCLSAFAGNPLLVSPDRLIEDDLLPREALVGYPRFPADRVDYEQVIPAKERLLRKAFAHFEANAPGPQRDRFERFRRALVHQSWLPDYVLFAALKAHHGGKCWADWARELRDRKPAAIAEARSALAPEIRFQEFAQFCFHRQWADLRAHAAQNDIRLVGDAPIFVAYDSADVWAHRDLFKLDPEGRPLAVAGVPPDYFSETGQLWGNPLYDWKRHEETGYAWWTERVRVLLSSVDLVRLDHFRGFESYWAVPAAEETAINGTWEPGPGRALFAALEDALGSLPIIAEDLGVITPPVEELRDGCGFPGMKVLQFAFGTGAKNAFLPHNHVRDSVVYSGTHDNDTTVGWYGGLPQADRDQIAAYLGRPVEDPAWALIHLAMGSVANAAIVPMQDVLSASSTARMNLPGAASGNWAWRFQNECLTEQLAARLAGLAKTFGRA
- a CDS encoding alpha/beta hydrolase, which gives rise to MTFRGVILGAILLLGAGCGLPDSVPVPGAEAELVLRDMLAGDGASDLKRLTGSPTRVDVRYTARGRTYDGHVYLPAGPVGAGMVMVPGASPYGREDPRLVAFARTLARARFAVLVPELPGLKELKVKASDARDLADAFSYLISRPDLTPGGRAGLGATSYAVGPAVMAALDPDVSDRMRFLLAIGGYYDLERVVTFFTTGHYKDDSKGPASWIRMDPGEYGKWVFLASYSDRLTDPADRIALKTMADRKLADAAASIDDLRTALGAEGRSVDALMTNADPDKVTSLIASLPEAARADIAALNLRGRDLGAMRARPILVHGYDDTIVPYTESVALAHALRERSPRLYLANGLSHVDFKQPGFMDVWNLYAAVNALLAERGPLFPAIRVW